A window of Esox lucius isolate fEsoLuc1 chromosome 18, fEsoLuc1.pri, whole genome shotgun sequence contains these coding sequences:
- the myt1la gene encoding myelin transcription factor 1-like, a isoform X1, with translation MRLRSAIGRVPKGSEFRWRRQHRSYSAALLQAVMEVDMSVGNTPDTEESRLSLLINPQTSRFSVYRVDRMEKTLRVYGCPLAKKRKTLEKQPMEPAPKRKTFLLPPDPDEDPAAMFPPYEPEPMDEGKEQGEVDGEIQDEEEEEDGGEEEGDEIEEEEGFSEDNEEQGEEEEEGDEEEEEEEIERLVVCPQEGEQMEEGVEEAEDGDDEEQEEQEDEGDEDEQEEEEEDDEEEEEEEQSHPEPVRAERSLLPFLTTENRYKNGGQSKHHLMGQKDNNSGPGPNIGPNGEEYENYDELVAKSLLNLGKIAEDAAYQAMTESEMNSNSSNSAGEDEDEDDEEGSEHGGTRKGELSVDLDSDVVRETVDSLKLLAQGHGAVLADDGYPVGTGLEDGGHSNGRPHHHGVRGQAEESEEEVCLSSLECLRNQCFDLARKLSETSPSDCPGHPGLQHHQAHQNHHHMQLQTDHQHQAPGHHLPRYEGCQQGQQPGQQPDDCGSLERSYSDMVNLMKLEEQLSPASRGRYAAGCQQDGDEDTTSVASDRSDEAFDMTKGNLSLLEKAIAMESERAKVMRERMASEGHQARRDNHNHHRSNGEHSPRQSSGMEERKSRMHHDGSKRAYYPKDSSRGDKKESKCPTPGCDGTGHVTGLYPHHRSLSGCPHKDRVPPEILAMYENVLKCPTPGCSGRGHVNSNRNSHRSLSGCPIAAAEKMVKVQEKHIPCDGGPKSNQASDRVLRPMCFVKQLEIPQYGYKNNVSTSTPRSNLAKELEKYSKTSFDYGQGYDSQQHAYSGGKRGLVPKAHGRDTSPKGYDAKRYCKSPASSTTSSYAPSSSSLSCGGGGGGGGSSASSTCSKSSFDYTHDMEAAHMAATAILNLSTRCREMPHGLGDKPQDLLSQSPDGDVDDSSTLDLSMSRGQPGGPEGSGTVLTPLQPMSPQRQALLNSSRCYQMSEADCWDLPVDYTKIKRITDDDHKEHTGAEDLRFSPFEKEEMKEEMSNQGNALTFTQLLSEAHNCGLMADDLDPFQDLLEEQRYGGDMTMPSPKHKYAPCKESKKELITLSSCQLADKSIRSMMTTNAQDLKCPTPGCDGSGHITGNYASHRRPFPSSLSGCPRAKKSGIKILHSKEDKDDQEPIRCPVPGCDGQGHVTGKYASHRSASGCPLAAKRQKDGYVNGSQFAWKSGKTDGMSCPTPGCDGSGHVSGSFLTHRSLSGCPRATSAMKKARMTGVEMLTIKQRASKGIENDEEIKQLDEEIKDLNESNNQVESDMIKLRTQITTMETNLKSIEEENKVIEQQNDSLLHELANLSQTLINSLANIQLPHMKPMPQKEAPVKHSCCLQMPHREPMNEQNFDTYVSTLTDMYTHQDQYQSPENKALLENIKQAVQGIQV, from the exons ATGCGGTTGAGAAGCGCCATCGGACGCGTTCCAAAGGGGTCCGAG TTCCGGTGGAGACGGCAGCACAGGAGTTATTCAG CTGCCCTACTCCAGGCTGTGATGGAAGTGGACATGTCAGTGGGAAATACGCCAGACACCGAAG AATCTCGGCTATCCCTTCTGATAAATCCCCAGACTTCCAGATTCTCAGTTTATCGCGTGGACAGGATGGAAAAAACACTCCG TGTATATGGCTGCCCTCTGGCCAAGAAGAGGAAGACCCTGGAGAAACAGCCCATGGAGCCTGCCCCCAAGCGGAAGACCTTCCTACTCCCCCCTGACCCAGACGAGGACCCCGCTGCCATGTTCCCCCCCTATGAGCCTGAACCCATGGATGAGGGGAAGGAACAGGGGGAGGTAGACGGGGAGATCCAggacgaagaggaggaggaggatgggggggaagaggagggagacgaaatagaagaggaagaaggatTTTCGGAGGATAATGAGGAGCAGggcgaggaagaggaggaaggagatgaggaggaagaggaggaggaaatagAGAGGCTGGTGGTCTGCCCGCAGGAGGGGGAGCAGATGGAGGAAGGGGTGGAGGAAGCAGAGGACGGGGACGATGAAGAgcaagaggaacaggaggatgAGGGGGACGAAGATgagcaggaagaggaagaggaagatgacgaagaggaggaggaggaagaacagagtcACCCTGAGCCAG TAAGGGCTGAAAGGTCTCTCCTTCCTTTCCTGACCACAGAGAACCGGTACAAAAATGGCGGTCAATCAAAGCATCACCTTATGGGGCAGAAGGATAACAACAGTGGACCCGGTCCGAACATCGGCCCGAATGGCGAAGAGTATGAAAACTATGATGAGCTGGTGGCCAAGTCCCTTCTCAACCTGGGGAAGATCGCAGAGGACGCTGCCTACCAGGCCATGACAGAGTCAGAGATGAACAGCAACTCCTCCAACAGCGCCGGTGAGGACGAGGACGAGGACGACGAAGAGGGGAGCGAGCACGGCGGGACGAGGAAGGGCGAGTTGAGCGTGGACCTGGACAGTGACGTGGTCAGGGAGACGGTGGACTCGCTCAAGCTGTTAGCGCAGGGCCACGGCGCGGTGCTGGCCGACGACGGCTACCCGGTGGGAACCGGGTTGGAGGATGGCGGCCATTCCAATGGGCGGCCCCACCACCacggggtcaggggtcaggctGAGGAGAGCGAGGAGGAGGTGTGTCTCAGCAGTCTGGAGTGTCTGAGGAACCAGTGTTTCGACCTGGCCCGGAAACTAAGCGAGACGTCGCCGTCCGACTGCCCTGGGCACCCCGGCCTGCAGCACCACCAGGCTCACCAGAACCATCACCACATGCAGCTTCAAACGGATCACCAGCACCAGGCTCCGGGACACCATCTTCCCCGGTACGAGGGCTGTCAACAGGGCCAGCAGCCTGGCCAGCAGCCAGACGACTGCGGGTCCCTGGAGCGCAGCTACTCGGACATGGTCAACCTGATGAAACTTGAGGAGCAGCTGAGCCCGGCCTCAAGGGGGCGCTATGCAGCCGGCTGCCAGCAGGACGGCGACGAGGACACCACGTCAGTGGCGTCGGACCGCTCGGACGAGGCCTTCGACATGACCAAAGGCAACCTCTCCTTGCTGGAGAAGGCCATCGCCATGGAGTCGGAGCGGGCCAAGGTCATGAGGGAACGCATGGCCTCGGAGGGACATCAGGCCCGGAGGGATAATCATAATCATCACCGCAGCAACGGGGAGCACAGCCCCCGGCAGAGCAGCGGGATGGAGGAGCGCAAGTCCAGGATGCACCATGACGGGTCCAAGAGAGCGTATTACCCTAAAG aTTCCTCGAGGGGGGACAAGAAGGAGAGTAAATGTCCCACACCAGGCTGCGATGGGACAGGCCACGTCACCGGTCTCTACCCCCACCACAGGAGCCTGTCAGGCTGCCCCCACAAGGACAGGGTGCCTCCAGAGA TTCTTgcaatgtatgaaaatgttctAAAGTGCCCTACACCTGGCTGTTCGGGGCGTGGCCATGTCAATAGCAACAGGAACTCCCACCGCAG TCTCTCGGGATGCCCCATTGCTGCGGCAGAGAAGATGGTGAAAGTCCAGGAAAAGCACATCCCGTGTGACGGCGGACCCAAGTCCAACCAGGCATCCGACCGCGTGCTGAG GCCAATGTGCTTTGTGAAACAGCTGGAGATCCCACAGTACGGTTACAAAAATAACGTCTCCACCAGCACGCCGCGCTCCAACCTGGCCAAGGAGCTGGAGAAGTACTCCAAGACCAGTTTCGACTACGGCCAAGGCTACGACAGCCAGCAGCACGCCTACAGTGGGGGGAAGAGAGGCCTGGTCCCCAAGGCCCACGGGAGGGACACCTCACCTAAGGGATATGACG CCAAACGCTACTGTAAGAGCCCGGCTAGCAGCACGACGAGCAGCTACGCTCCCAGCAGCAGCAGCCTGAGCTGCGGAGGGGGCGGGGGCGGGGGAGGCAGCAGCGCCAGCAGCACCTGCAGCAAGAGCAGCTTCGACTACACGCACGACATGGAGGCCGCCCACATGGCCGCCACGGCCATCCTCAACCTGTCCACCAGGTGCCGCGAGATGCCCCACGGCCTGGGAGACAAGCCCCAGGACCTCCTCTCCCAG aGTCCTGATGGGGACGTGGACGACAGCAGCACCCTGGACCTGAGTATGAGTCGGGGACAGCCGGGGGGTCCGGAGGGGAGCGGCACGGTGCTGACGCCCCTACAGCCCATGTCCCCCCAGCGCCAGGCCCTGCTCAACAGCAGCCGCTGCTACCAGATGAGCGAGGCCGACTGCTGGGACCTTCCCGTGGACTACACCAAAATCAAGCGCATCACAGACGACGATCACAAAGAG CACACAGGAGCAGAAGATCTGAGGTTCAGCCCCTTTGAGAAGGAGGAAATGAAAGAGGAGATGAGTAATCAAGGAAATGCATTGACATTCACCCAATTGCTCAGTGAAGCACACAACTGTGGACTCATG GCTGATGACCTGGACCCCTTCCAGGACCTCCTGGAGGAGCAACGCTACGGAGGAGACATGACCATGCCCAGCCCCAAACACAAGTACGCGCCCTGCAAAGAGAGCAAGAAGGAGCTCATCAC tCTGTCGAGCTGCCAGTTAGCTGACAAAAGTATCCGCAGTATGATGACGACCAACGCGCAAGACCTCAA GTGTCCCACTCCAGGATGTGACGGGTCTGGACACATCACTGGGAACTACGCCTCACACAGGAG ACCTTTCCCCTCTAGTCTGTCAGGCTGTCCACGGGCGAAGAAGAGCGGGATTAAGATACTGCACAGCAAGGAAGACAAGGACGACCAGGAACCGATCAG GTGTCCCGTTCCGGGCTGTGATGGACAAGGTCACGTGACGGGGAAGTATGCGTCTCACCGCAGCGCCTCAGGCTGCCCCCTGGCGGCCAAGAGGCAGAAGGACGGGTACGTCAACGGCTCCCAGTTTGCCTGGAAGTCGGGGAAGACGGACGGCATGTCGTGTCCAACCCCGGGCTGCGACGGCTCGGGACACGTCAGTGGGAGCTTCTTGACCCATCGGAG TCTCTCCGGGTGTCCCCGTGCCACTTCAGCCATGAAGAAAGCCAGAATGACTGGGGTAGAAATGTTGACAATCAAGCAACGGGCTAGCAAAG GAATTGAGAATGATGAGGAAATCAAACAGCTGGATGAAGAAATCAAAGATCTAAACGAATCGAACAATCAAGTGGAGTCAGATATGATTAAACTTAGGACACAA ATCACCACCATGGAGACTAACCTGAAGTCCATAGAGGAGGAAAACAAAGTCATTGAGCAGCAGAACGACTCCCTACTTCATGAGCTCGCCAACCTCAGCCAAACTCTGATCAACAGCTTAGCTAATATCCAGCTGCCACATATG AAACCGATGCCACAGAAAGAGGCCCCAGTTAAACATAGCTGCTGTTTACAGATGCCCCACAGA GAGCCAATGAATGAACAAAACTTTGACACTTATGTGAGTACTTTGACAGACATGTACACCCATCAGGACCAATACCAGAGTCCGGAAAACAAGGCCCTGTTGGAAAATATCAAACAAGCTGTGCAAGGAATCCAAGTGTAG
- the myt1la gene encoding myelin transcription factor 1-like, a isoform X11 — protein MRLRSAIGRVPKGSEFRWRRQHRSYSAALLQAVMEVDMSVGNTPDTEESRLSLLINPQTSRFSVYRVDRMEKTLRVYGCPLAKKRKTLEKQPMEPAPKRKTFLLPPDPDEDPAAMFPPYEPEPMDEGKEQGEVDGEIQDEEEEEDGGEEEGDEIEEEEGFSEDNEEQGEEEEEGDEEEEEEEIERLVVCPQEGEQMEEGVEEAEDGDDEEQEEQEDEGDEDEQEEEEEDDEEEEEEEQSHPEPVRAERSLLPFLTTENRYKNGGQSKHHLMGQKDNNSGPGPNIGPNGEEYENYDELVAKSLLNLGKIAEDAAYQAMTESEMNSNSSNSAGEDEDEDDEEGSEHGGTRKGELSVDLDSDVVRETVDSLKLLAQGHGAVLADDGYPVGTGLEDGGHSNGRPHHHGVRGQAEESEEEVCLSSLECLRNQCFDLARKLSETSPSDCPGHPGLQHHQAHQNHHHMQLQTDHQHQAPGHHLPRYEGCQQGQQPGQQPDDCGSLERSYSDMVNLMKLEEQLSPASRGRYAAGCQQDGDEDTTSVASDRSDEAFDMTKGNLSLLEKAIAMESERAKVMRERMASEGHQARRDNHNHHRSNGEHSPRQSSGMEERKSRMHHDGSKRAYYPKDSSRGDKKESKCPTPGCDGTGHVTGLYPHHRSLSGCPHKDRVPPEILAMYENVLKCPTPGCSGRGHVNSNRNSHRSLSGCPIAAAEKMVKVQEKHIPCDGGPKSNQASDRVLRPMCFVKQLEIPQYGYKNNVSTSTPRSNLAKELEKYSKTSFDYGQGYDSQQHAYSGGKRGLVPKAHGRDTSPKGYDAKRYCKSPASSTTSSYAPSSSSLSCGGGGGGGGSSASSTCSKSSFDYTHDMEAAHMAATAILNLSTRCREMPHGLGDKPQDLLSQSPDGDVDDSSTLDLSMSRGQPGGPEGSGTVLTPLQPMSPQRQALLNSSRCYQMSEADCWDLPVDYTKIKRITDDDHKEADDLDPFQDLLEEQRYGGDMTMPSPKHKYAPCKESKKELITLSSCQLADKSIRSMMTTNAQDLKCPTPGCDGSGHITGNYASHRSLSGCPRAKKSGIKILHSKEDKDDQEPIRCPVPGCDGQGHVTGKYASHRSASGCPLAAKRQKDGYVNGSQFAWKSGKTDGMSCPTPGCDGSGHVSGSFLTHRSLSGCPRATSAMKKARMTGVEMLTIKQRASKGIENDEEIKQLDEEIKDLNESNNQVESDMIKLRTQITTMETNLKSIEEENKVIEQQNDSLLHELANLSQTLINSLANIQLPHMKPMPQKEAPVKHSCCLQMPHREPMNEQNFDTYVSTLTDMYTHQDQYQSPENKALLENIKQAVQGIQV, from the exons ATGCGGTTGAGAAGCGCCATCGGACGCGTTCCAAAGGGGTCCGAG TTCCGGTGGAGACGGCAGCACAGGAGTTATTCAG CTGCCCTACTCCAGGCTGTGATGGAAGTGGACATGTCAGTGGGAAATACGCCAGACACCGAAG AATCTCGGCTATCCCTTCTGATAAATCCCCAGACTTCCAGATTCTCAGTTTATCGCGTGGACAGGATGGAAAAAACACTCCG TGTATATGGCTGCCCTCTGGCCAAGAAGAGGAAGACCCTGGAGAAACAGCCCATGGAGCCTGCCCCCAAGCGGAAGACCTTCCTACTCCCCCCTGACCCAGACGAGGACCCCGCTGCCATGTTCCCCCCCTATGAGCCTGAACCCATGGATGAGGGGAAGGAACAGGGGGAGGTAGACGGGGAGATCCAggacgaagaggaggaggaggatgggggggaagaggagggagacgaaatagaagaggaagaaggatTTTCGGAGGATAATGAGGAGCAGggcgaggaagaggaggaaggagatgaggaggaagaggaggaggaaatagAGAGGCTGGTGGTCTGCCCGCAGGAGGGGGAGCAGATGGAGGAAGGGGTGGAGGAAGCAGAGGACGGGGACGATGAAGAgcaagaggaacaggaggatgAGGGGGACGAAGATgagcaggaagaggaagaggaagatgacgaagaggaggaggaggaagaacagagtcACCCTGAGCCAG TAAGGGCTGAAAGGTCTCTCCTTCCTTTCCTGACCACAGAGAACCGGTACAAAAATGGCGGTCAATCAAAGCATCACCTTATGGGGCAGAAGGATAACAACAGTGGACCCGGTCCGAACATCGGCCCGAATGGCGAAGAGTATGAAAACTATGATGAGCTGGTGGCCAAGTCCCTTCTCAACCTGGGGAAGATCGCAGAGGACGCTGCCTACCAGGCCATGACAGAGTCAGAGATGAACAGCAACTCCTCCAACAGCGCCGGTGAGGACGAGGACGAGGACGACGAAGAGGGGAGCGAGCACGGCGGGACGAGGAAGGGCGAGTTGAGCGTGGACCTGGACAGTGACGTGGTCAGGGAGACGGTGGACTCGCTCAAGCTGTTAGCGCAGGGCCACGGCGCGGTGCTGGCCGACGACGGCTACCCGGTGGGAACCGGGTTGGAGGATGGCGGCCATTCCAATGGGCGGCCCCACCACCacggggtcaggggtcaggctGAGGAGAGCGAGGAGGAGGTGTGTCTCAGCAGTCTGGAGTGTCTGAGGAACCAGTGTTTCGACCTGGCCCGGAAACTAAGCGAGACGTCGCCGTCCGACTGCCCTGGGCACCCCGGCCTGCAGCACCACCAGGCTCACCAGAACCATCACCACATGCAGCTTCAAACGGATCACCAGCACCAGGCTCCGGGACACCATCTTCCCCGGTACGAGGGCTGTCAACAGGGCCAGCAGCCTGGCCAGCAGCCAGACGACTGCGGGTCCCTGGAGCGCAGCTACTCGGACATGGTCAACCTGATGAAACTTGAGGAGCAGCTGAGCCCGGCCTCAAGGGGGCGCTATGCAGCCGGCTGCCAGCAGGACGGCGACGAGGACACCACGTCAGTGGCGTCGGACCGCTCGGACGAGGCCTTCGACATGACCAAAGGCAACCTCTCCTTGCTGGAGAAGGCCATCGCCATGGAGTCGGAGCGGGCCAAGGTCATGAGGGAACGCATGGCCTCGGAGGGACATCAGGCCCGGAGGGATAATCATAATCATCACCGCAGCAACGGGGAGCACAGCCCCCGGCAGAGCAGCGGGATGGAGGAGCGCAAGTCCAGGATGCACCATGACGGGTCCAAGAGAGCGTATTACCCTAAAG aTTCCTCGAGGGGGGACAAGAAGGAGAGTAAATGTCCCACACCAGGCTGCGATGGGACAGGCCACGTCACCGGTCTCTACCCCCACCACAGGAGCCTGTCAGGCTGCCCCCACAAGGACAGGGTGCCTCCAGAGA TTCTTgcaatgtatgaaaatgttctAAAGTGCCCTACACCTGGCTGTTCGGGGCGTGGCCATGTCAATAGCAACAGGAACTCCCACCGCAG TCTCTCGGGATGCCCCATTGCTGCGGCAGAGAAGATGGTGAAAGTCCAGGAAAAGCACATCCCGTGTGACGGCGGACCCAAGTCCAACCAGGCATCCGACCGCGTGCTGAG GCCAATGTGCTTTGTGAAACAGCTGGAGATCCCACAGTACGGTTACAAAAATAACGTCTCCACCAGCACGCCGCGCTCCAACCTGGCCAAGGAGCTGGAGAAGTACTCCAAGACCAGTTTCGACTACGGCCAAGGCTACGACAGCCAGCAGCACGCCTACAGTGGGGGGAAGAGAGGCCTGGTCCCCAAGGCCCACGGGAGGGACACCTCACCTAAGGGATATGACG CCAAACGCTACTGTAAGAGCCCGGCTAGCAGCACGACGAGCAGCTACGCTCCCAGCAGCAGCAGCCTGAGCTGCGGAGGGGGCGGGGGCGGGGGAGGCAGCAGCGCCAGCAGCACCTGCAGCAAGAGCAGCTTCGACTACACGCACGACATGGAGGCCGCCCACATGGCCGCCACGGCCATCCTCAACCTGTCCACCAGGTGCCGCGAGATGCCCCACGGCCTGGGAGACAAGCCCCAGGACCTCCTCTCCCAG aGTCCTGATGGGGACGTGGACGACAGCAGCACCCTGGACCTGAGTATGAGTCGGGGACAGCCGGGGGGTCCGGAGGGGAGCGGCACGGTGCTGACGCCCCTACAGCCCATGTCCCCCCAGCGCCAGGCCCTGCTCAACAGCAGCCGCTGCTACCAGATGAGCGAGGCCGACTGCTGGGACCTTCCCGTGGACTACACCAAAATCAAGCGCATCACAGACGACGATCACAAAGAG GCTGATGACCTGGACCCCTTCCAGGACCTCCTGGAGGAGCAACGCTACGGAGGAGACATGACCATGCCCAGCCCCAAACACAAGTACGCGCCCTGCAAAGAGAGCAAGAAGGAGCTCATCAC tCTGTCGAGCTGCCAGTTAGCTGACAAAAGTATCCGCAGTATGATGACGACCAACGCGCAAGACCTCAA GTGTCCCACTCCAGGATGTGACGGGTCTGGACACATCACTGGGAACTACGCCTCACACAGGAG TCTGTCAGGCTGTCCACGGGCGAAGAAGAGCGGGATTAAGATACTGCACAGCAAGGAAGACAAGGACGACCAGGAACCGATCAG GTGTCCCGTTCCGGGCTGTGATGGACAAGGTCACGTGACGGGGAAGTATGCGTCTCACCGCAGCGCCTCAGGCTGCCCCCTGGCGGCCAAGAGGCAGAAGGACGGGTACGTCAACGGCTCCCAGTTTGCCTGGAAGTCGGGGAAGACGGACGGCATGTCGTGTCCAACCCCGGGCTGCGACGGCTCGGGACACGTCAGTGGGAGCTTCTTGACCCATCGGAG TCTCTCCGGGTGTCCCCGTGCCACTTCAGCCATGAAGAAAGCCAGAATGACTGGGGTAGAAATGTTGACAATCAAGCAACGGGCTAGCAAAG GAATTGAGAATGATGAGGAAATCAAACAGCTGGATGAAGAAATCAAAGATCTAAACGAATCGAACAATCAAGTGGAGTCAGATATGATTAAACTTAGGACACAA ATCACCACCATGGAGACTAACCTGAAGTCCATAGAGGAGGAAAACAAAGTCATTGAGCAGCAGAACGACTCCCTACTTCATGAGCTCGCCAACCTCAGCCAAACTCTGATCAACAGCTTAGCTAATATCCAGCTGCCACATATG AAACCGATGCCACAGAAAGAGGCCCCAGTTAAACATAGCTGCTGTTTACAGATGCCCCACAGA GAGCCAATGAATGAACAAAACTTTGACACTTATGTGAGTACTTTGACAGACATGTACACCCATCAGGACCAATACCAGAGTCCGGAAAACAAGGCCCTGTTGGAAAATATCAAACAAGCTGTGCAAGGAATCCAAGTGTAG